GGACGAGTCTGCGAAACAAGACGAAGTCCCAAGCCGCCAAGGGCTGTGGAGGTATATTGGGCAGGTGCATGAGTGGAAAGTGTCCGCCCTTATCCGGGGAGGCCTGTACGGAACGCCTTCTGACGATGGTAACCAGAACCGAAAGGTTCTATTGAACGTACAGGAGTCAGCAGAGGCCATAGTACTGGAGTAAGGGACGCCTGAAACAGGAAGGGCCGAACGTCAACTCAGGGGTGAATCAGACTCTTTCGAGATGCTGTGCGTGGAAGCAGAATTCCCCTTAGGAACTTGACTGAGGAAAGATGGGTGAAGCCCGGAGGTCCTCAGTCAAAGGGCTGAGCACAGCCCGGCAAGACCTGAATCTCATCCCGCGGAAGGAGAAGAACTGAAATGGCTCTGTTGGAACGCATCTTAGCGAGAGACAACCTCATCACGGCGCTCAAACGGGTCGAAGCCAACCGGGGAGCGCCGGGAATCGACGGAGTATCGACTGATCAACTCCGTGATTATATCCGGACGCACTGGAGCTCGATTCGAGCCCAACTCTTGGAGGGAACCTATCGGCCGACGCCTGTCCGCAGGGTCGAAATCCCGAAACCCAACGGCGGCATACGGCTGTTAGGAATTCCCACCGTGATGGACCGGTTGATCCAACAGGCCATCCTCCAGGAACTGACGCCGATCTTTGACCCGGACTTCTCTCCCTACAGCTTCGGATTCCGTCCTGGCCGCAGCGCCCATGACGCCGTTCGGCAAGCGCAACGATACATCCGGGAAGGATACCGGTATGTCGTGGACATCGACCTGGAAAAGTTCTTTGATCGGGTCAACCACGATATCCTGATGAGCCGGGTTGCCCGGAAAGTCAAAGATAAACGCGTGCTGAAATTGATCCGCGCGTACCTGCAAGCCGGCGTCATGATCGGAGGGGTGAAGGTGCAGACGGAGGAAGGGACGCCGCAAGGCGGGCCGCTCAGTCCTCTGCTTGCGAACATCCTTCTCGATGATCTGGACAAGGAATTGGAGAAACGGGGACTGAAATTCTGCCGTTATGCAGACGACTGCAATATCTACGTAAAAAGTCTACGGGCAGGATTACGGGTGAAACAAGGCATCCAACGGTTCTTAGAGAAGAAGCTCAAACTCAAGGTCAATGAGGAGAAAAGCGCCGTGGACCGTCCGTGGAAGCGTACGTTTCTTGGATTCAGCTTTACACCGGAACGGGAAGCACGCATTCGCCTCGCTCCCAAGTCGATTCAACGCTTTAAACAGCGCATTCGACAATCAACTAATCCCAACTGGAGTCTCCCAATGGAAGAACGCATTCGTCGCGTGAATCAATACACCATGGGATGGATGGGGTATTTCCAACTCATCGAA
This is a stretch of genomic DNA from Caldibacillus debilis DSM 16016. It encodes these proteins:
- the ltrA gene encoding group II intron reverse transcriptase/maturase, producing the protein MALLERILARDNLITALKRVEANRGAPGIDGVSTDQLRDYIRTHWSSIRAQLLEGTYRPTPVRRVEIPKPNGGIRLLGIPTVMDRLIQQAILQELTPIFDPDFSPYSFGFRPGRSAHDAVRQAQRYIREGYRYVVDIDLEKFFDRVNHDILMSRVARKVKDKRVLKLIRAYLQAGVMIGGVKVQTEEGTPQGGPLSPLLANILLDDLDKELEKRGLKFCRYADDCNIYVKSLRAGLRVKQGIQRFLEKKLKLKVNEEKSAVDRPWKRTFLGFSFTPEREARIRLAPKSIQRFKQRIRQSTNPNWSLPMEERIRRVNQYTMGWMGYFQLIETPSILRNMEGWVRRRLRLCLWLQWKRVRTRMRELRALGLNERTVLEIANTRKGAWRTTKTPQLHQALGKSYWKAQGLKSLTQRYFELRQG